DNA from Gemmatimonadota bacterium:
TCCGACTGCGACAACGACTGCTGCCGGATGCGCACGAACCAGTTGGCGGCTTCGGTGTAGGGGGCCTCGACGCTGGGTGGTATTGCATTCACTTTGGAAGACTGCTCGATGCGTTTTGGGAGGCTTCTTGCCTGGGTTCGGGACAACCAATAGACTCGCCCAAAGATGACGTTGCGGGCGCTGCCTCCCCTACCGTCGAGGTGAACAGGACGTGCGCCCGCGCCGGAAACGCCGTGGCGTGCAAGTGGAAGGGAACGACAGCGATATCGAAATCGAGGTGCTCACGCCGGCCATAGGGGCTGTCGTGCATGGTGTCGACCTGTCAAAGCCAATAAGCGAAAACCGCTTTGCCGCCATCGAAAAGGCCTTTCTCGATCACCAGGTGATTTTCCTTCACGACCAGAACCTCACGAAGGAGGACCTGAAACGGTTCGGCAGGCGCTTCGGCAGCCTGAACGTGCACCCGTTCCTGCCCAAGGTCGATGACGACCCGGAGGTCATCCTGCTCAGGAACGACCGAGAGCGGCCACCGGCGGTCAATGTATGGCACTCCGACCTCACGTACCTGCCGAAACCGCCGCTGGGCGCGGTGCTGCTGGCGCGGGAGATTCCCGATGCCGGCGGCGATACCCTTTGGGCCAGCATGACCGCCGCCTATGAAGGGCTGTCCGGCGAAATGCAGGACAGGCTGTCAGGCCTTACGGGCGTGCACCGGGGCAGCCTGGCCGAATACCGCGCAGCCCTCGGCGACAAGGTGGAGCTGGATCCGAACAGCGAGTGGGCGGACCCGAATCCGACGGCGGAACATCCCTTGATCCGCACCCATCCGGTCACCGGGAGGAAGAGCCTGTACGTGAGTTCGACGGATACCCGGTCGATCAAGGGATTGGAGCTGGAGGAAAGCGCTGCCCTTCTCGATCAACTGTTCCGCCATGCCGCAACGCCGGAGTTCCAGGTGCGTTTTCGCTGGCGCGTGGGCGATGTCGCCGTCTGGGACAACCGCTGTACGCAGCACTACGCGACGGCCGACTACTGGCCGAAGCGACGGACCATGCACCGGGTGACCGTGGAAGGCGACCGGCCGTATTAGCGTTGATCAGGCGGCGTGTTGTCGCGACGATATTGGCGTCGTTGTACCGCGCCGGGCGAAGCTCGATTCCCGGCGAATTACGTTGCCGTTTCCTCGAACGGCCGGACGATGGCGGGCGGAACCGGCTCCGCCGGGTGCCGGTGTCCCCAGATGCTGACGGCGTCATAGGCGCCGACGGTCCAGTTCTCCTCATCGTCGATCAGTTTTCCGCCCCAGCCGTACTCGATCTCGAAACCCGACGGCGAGCGCATGTAGAACGATGTCATCAGGTCGTTGGTGTGCTTGCCCAGACCCCTGGTAATGGGGATGTCCCCGGCGATGCACAGGTCCAGGGCCGTGCCGACATCATCCAGCGAGGCCACCTCCAGCATCAGGTGATGGATGCCGACCATACCCGGGGCGTGGGCGATCGCCAGGGTGTGGTGACGCGGATTGCAATGAAAAAACCGCACGCTTCTCCCAATCTCGACCCGGTCGGAAAGCCGGAACCCGAGTACCCGGGAATAGAACGCTTCCGCCCGGGCCAGG
Protein-coding regions in this window:
- the tauD gene encoding taurine dioxygenase, which translates into the protein MQVEGNDSDIEIEVLTPAIGAVVHGVDLSKPISENRFAAIEKAFLDHQVIFLHDQNLTKEDLKRFGRRFGSLNVHPFLPKVDDDPEVILLRNDRERPPAVNVWHSDLTYLPKPPLGAVLLAREIPDAGGDTLWASMTAAYEGLSGEMQDRLSGLTGVHRGSLAEYRAALGDKVELDPNSEWADPNPTAEHPLIRTHPVTGRKSLYVSSTDTRSIKGLELEESAALLDQLFRHAATPEFQVRFRWRVGDVAVWDNRCTQHYATADYWPKRRTMHRVTVEGDRPY